AGTACTGCTTGCCGTTGAGATCCAGCTGCTGCATGTCCTGGTCACTGCTCCCGATCCCGATGAAGGCGCATAGCTGAGCACCCTGTTCGCCCTCGCCCTGTTGGAGCATCTCCTCGTAGCGTCGCCGCCACCCACTGCCAAACAGATAAATGCACGGCGGTGGGCAAAAGAAGCGCTTCTCATTGCCGTACGACTTCTGGGCCACCTGAAAGTAAGACAGCACCCAAAGTGCATCCACAGAGGTGCAGGGAAACTCAATTAGCACAAATTGGCGTCCAGATTATCGGAAAATCATATCAAAACCGCAAGCAATGCAGTTTGTTAATTTTctgtaattaatttcaattattttcatttgcgGACTGGACCGGACCGGGCTCGCGTTGCTCAATTTGGGGGCATTCGAGTGTGAAGGATTCGCATTTGGCGGCAGTCGGCGCTTGAAGATCGCCACCACTAAATCGCCAACTAAAACCGCGAcaattttattccatttttattttgtttctgccaTCCAGACCGCCAGACCGCAAAAATGTAACACTTTAAAGTGGACAATAGAAAAGCACCTCAGAATGTTCGGAACGGTGAGATGAAGGGCTCGGACTGACCTGTCAGATCTTTagattttacatttttaattttttttttaaattaaattttatataaaaattttaaaatgatcTAAACTGGCCTACATTTGCAAATAATTGTGAGTTGAAATGtaagaaattatttaaaaaaaactttaacttttaaaattcttttcaaatttttccttttttggaAAACTATAATTAGTATCcttattttaaatgattttttgaaggtttaattttataataaactttatttaataagaaaattaCCAAGATTACTATTTTAAACATTAACTAATTTggtattttaactttttattaaatgaaatccttttaaaaaaaatgtttctataCTTTTGCCCTCTTTTGGAAATCTTttcgaaattatttttaaacctCAAAGGACCTTAACATCTAATAATCCTTCCATCATAACTAAAAGGACCTCCCCCCCTCACCTTTGCATGCAGGATCACAATGACCATATCGTTCCGTTCTCTCATATACTTCTCCATGGCATCTCTCGTCAGTTTCTTCTCTTCAATGTGCGGCCGATAGGGTCCTGGCAGCAAGGACATTTGCATttgctggtgttgttgctgctgttgttgttgctgttgttgctgctgctgctggtgatgcACTTGTAGCTGCTGCTGAGCCGGTGGCTGTGGACCGCTGCCCAGTCCAAAGTGCGGCATGTCCTggcgttgctgttgctgctgctgctgctgctggtggtgatGACTATGATCCAGCGGCGATCCGTTCGGATTCGAATGGAGGGCAGctgcggcggctgctgctgcggctgcgtTCTCGAAGGCGATGGCGGGCGGGGCGGCGGCGTTCAAATTAAATTGGCTGTAGCTCTTCATTTATGCACATGTCTTCTGCATTGAGCTGTGTGTATGAATTGTATACTCTTGGACCGGCAGGtggtttacttttttttggctttttggcaAATTCTTTTGGCACTTAGACACTGCTTGCGTactatttgttgttgttgtcgttttTGCTGTTTTGTATTTGTTATCCTGCACCAACACACACGACCAGCAGCTGTCGTTTCTCTCACGCACTCTTCTTCTTGGCCGCGGACTCgctttgttgttattgctatTGTGGGTGGATTTAATTTAGCCCTAAGCACCGGtattacatatttatgtcTAAGAAGCACTTGACTAGCGACTGGCGGTTCTAGCGGCTGGCTTGTATTTAACGCTGCGACTAGTGCTCGAGTTATATTTATGCTACAACTAAAAAAGTGAGTGAGGATGTTGACTGTGTATCGATGAATCGATAGCCTTTTATTTACGATAGTCGCCATTTACCGGTATGTTGGTCGTTGCACAACACTATAAGAAGTTGAACTGTGTGATTTCCAGGGAATTTAAGGTCCCATCATTTACTATTATCATTAAAATTATACGGTTTTACTgaatttttaatcttttattaATTAGAAACTAGATTTCAGTGTTCATTATGagacaaataaaatatgtttgcagcaattttcagaaCACCCACTTTAGATCAAACATTTGATTATAGGAGTTAACTTTTTTCATTCAGTATTATTTAATATCGAAgtatattatagaaaattttatGCGAAATTTTGTATTACTGAAATAAAAGATacatctattttttttcagtgtgtATATTACTGGGAAGAACTTATCGATGAACACCACCACTATTATCGGCAAAGACAATCGATATCGCCAGACTTCCACAACTAATTGCGAAATCAAACAGCGGTGCTTGAACTTAGTAGATATTCCTAAAAACTCAGTGATAATGGAACAATTTAAAGGACTGCAGAAAACTTTATACATATGGACTGACAGCACCGATCTGGACAAGCGTGTGGAGAAAGTGAAATCATCCACAGGTGGCGAAGTGGCCCTGGAAAATGTCCACCGTCTGTCGTTCTGTAAGTTGCGTGCGAgtatcttgtttttttgtctAGCCAGTGAGTCAGCAGATTTATTTGGAAACTTGGGTGCATTTCAGCCTCCTACGCCAACTCCAGTTTCGACTTAATTGTGATCGAGTGTGCCCAGTTGACTGATAATTACGTAAAGCTGCTGCACATGCTGAAGCCGAGCGGAAAACTTCACCTGGTGGCCTTCATCGGACCGGCATCCAGCCTGTTGCAGGAAGTCAAGCTGTCAGGGTTCATAAATTGTCGCGAGGATGCGGATGATGCTTTGACTGCCGAGAAACCAGGCTACGAAACCGGCTCATCCGCTCGTCTGTCATTTGCCAAGAAGGATGCCAGTGCCCTGAATGTCTGGAAAATTAGCGGTGACGATGAGGAGCTAATCGATGAAGAGGATCTACTGGACGAGGAAGATAAGCAGAAGCCGGATCCGGCCGGTCTTCGTGTCTGCAGcaccacagggaagcgcaagGCATGCAAAAACTGCTCATGTGGTCTGGCAGAGGAGCTGGAGAGCGAGAAGCAGACCAAGACTGCTACTGAGAACGCAAAGTCGAGCTGCGGCAATGTAAGTGTAACAAGAGAGCATGTCTTTGGAAGTCGCTATTTATGTTGCTCTCGAAACTTCGTTGAAGAGTATACAAAAATGCGATTATACAACAAGTATTTCtgtttattaatatataatttcttttagtGCTACTTGGGTGACGCCTTCCGCTGCTCCACCTGCCCCTATTTGGGCATGCCTGCTTTTAAGCCTGGAGAGAAGGTTCAACTGGCCGATAACCTGTTGAAATCTGACATCTGAATTTAATTTAGGAACAAATCGACCCACTGAAGCAAtcacattttaatattttattaagctGACTTACTAACAAACAATAATTTCATAatgtaaatacaaaaatgcacCGCGTCACGAAATTTCGACCAAAATGTACAAGGATGTTGCAGAAATCTTTAACCTAACAGAATAACCTTAGATTATTCTAAAGATTCTGCTGTATCACTGATACACTGGGTGTTTACATTTCACACGGTGTACCCTTGATGAGATCACGATTCTGGCCAGTCAGAATGCGGTAGTTGACGGCCGAG
This region of Drosophila bipectinata strain 14024-0381.07 chromosome 2L, DbipHiC1v2, whole genome shotgun sequence genomic DNA includes:
- the CIAPIN1 gene encoding anamorsin homolog, encoding MEQFKGLQKTLYIWTDSTDLDKRVEKVKSSTGGEVALENVHRLSFSSYANSSFDLIVIECAQLTDNYVKLLHMLKPSGKLHLVAFIGPASSLLQEVKLSGFINCREDADDALTAEKPGYETGSSARLSFAKKDASALNVWKISGDDEELIDEEDLLDEEDKQKPDPAGLRVCSTTGKRKACKNCSCGLAEELESEKQTKTATENAKSSCGNCYLGDAFRCSTCPYLGMPAFKPGEKVQLADNLLKSDI